One window of Alkaliphilus metalliredigens QYMF genomic DNA carries:
- a CDS encoding efflux RND transporter permease subunit, translating to MFKNMIKLSIKNKTVTIFSMIMITLFGLYSYFTIPKQEYPETPAPAAMITVIYPGASAEEVEALVTEKLEEKLTELRNYDYTDSTSLNSAAAILLILDMDISEAELDQTWNELYRMMEDVKNHLPAGVADININTNLIETSGILIGLSSDNYSYEQLVTYGERLKNNLIGLGGINRFEIIGEQEKELKVEVDLQKLDLYNLSISQITNILAAQNIQLPSGSIQNDRMKFYVNQEGLFKSLEEIENTILHIREDNIIVRLKDIAQVYMGLKDSNYKIRNNGENGILLVGYFKGDVNVVTAGKEVRTVLEDFKKQLPEDISVDEIVYQPEEVEKSVNDFVKNLIGGIFIVILVVMLGMGIRNATTVSFAIPLSMFITFITMGLLGIKIHMITITGLIMALGMLVDNAIVVSDSIQNKIDEDIDQLTACVEGTKEVAIPVLSSTLTTIAAFSPLLFLPVATGAFLGGIPQMIIISLIASYGIAIFITPLMAYLFFRKSKSNRKKDGKIKGIFEGLLVLGMKYKVRTLLASFIILVLSLTLVSTLPQELFPKSDKDMIYIDIQTEYLSNLDKTDDLVKEIEAVLREQPEIISYTSSIGGGIPRFDISIMPQANAPNSAQIVMRVNLLNGETFKTNEELVRHLQEIYDERIVGADVIVKELEVEGGLGAPIQIRVKGNEMEDIIEAKEKIKEALINIEGSTNVRDDLPLLDYQFSMTIDGNRALSYGLTKQEIQNEVNMALMGRKTSVFREEGKEFDILVKGNISRLEEFENLKIKSTATGLQVLLKDVANINFEPVIGQINRYQGERAIAVQGNVAEGYNAIEVQTVLEEKIKDIDFPNVTVVPEGEKADMEGDLGNMGISAIFALFLLFIILMIQFNSVIQPGIILASIPLSLIGSMVALVVLRQPLSLFSILGIVSLMGVVINNAIILIDYINTQRKTGMPIEEACSKAVSARFRPVILSTTTTVFGLFPLAFFGNDLFRPMAVAFMGGLMVATLLTLVIIPVLYSLIEGKIEAFKRRRDKKKLI from the coding sequence TTGTTTAAGAATATGATTAAACTATCCATAAAAAATAAAACAGTGACTATATTTTCAATGATTATGATCACCTTATTTGGGCTTTATAGCTATTTTACTATACCGAAGCAAGAATACCCTGAAACCCCTGCCCCTGCTGCCATGATAACAGTGATCTACCCTGGCGCTTCAGCAGAGGAGGTAGAAGCCTTAGTAACAGAAAAGCTTGAGGAAAAGCTTACAGAATTAAGAAATTACGATTATACCGATTCTACTTCACTAAACAGTGCAGCAGCAATTCTTCTTATTTTAGATATGGATATTTCTGAAGCTGAGCTTGATCAAACCTGGAATGAGCTATACAGGATGATGGAGGATGTTAAAAATCATCTGCCAGCTGGGGTGGCTGATATAAATATTAATACAAACCTAATAGAGACTTCAGGAATATTGATTGGTTTATCAAGTGATAACTATAGTTATGAACAACTGGTAACCTATGGGGAAAGGTTGAAAAATAATCTTATAGGTCTGGGTGGAATTAATCGTTTTGAGATTATTGGAGAACAAGAAAAAGAATTGAAGGTAGAGGTAGATCTTCAAAAATTAGATTTATATAACTTATCTATTAGTCAAATTACGAATATCTTGGCGGCTCAAAATATTCAATTACCTTCGGGAAGCATACAGAATGATAGGATGAAATTCTACGTAAATCAAGAGGGATTATTTAAGTCCTTGGAGGAAATTGAAAATACTATTTTGCATATAAGGGAAGACAATATAATTGTGCGACTGAAGGATATAGCTCAGGTATATATGGGGTTAAAGGACTCAAATTATAAGATAAGAAACAATGGAGAAAACGGAATATTACTTGTGGGATATTTTAAAGGAGATGTAAACGTAGTAACGGCAGGTAAAGAAGTGAGGACAGTATTAGAGGATTTCAAAAAACAGCTTCCAGAAGATATAAGTGTTGATGAGATTGTTTATCAGCCGGAGGAGGTTGAAAAATCCGTTAATGATTTTGTTAAAAACCTTATAGGAGGAATATTCATTGTTATTCTTGTGGTTATGTTGGGAATGGGAATCAGAAATGCTACAACAGTTTCCTTTGCCATACCCTTATCGATGTTTATCACCTTTATTACTATGGGTCTTCTGGGGATTAAGATCCACATGATTACTATAACAGGTCTTATTATGGCACTGGGGATGCTGGTGGATAATGCCATTGTTGTTAGTGATTCCATTCAAAATAAAATTGACGAGGATATAGATCAGCTAACGGCCTGTGTAGAAGGAACAAAGGAGGTTGCTATACCAGTATTATCCTCTACCCTTACAACCATTGCTGCCTTCTCACCTTTACTATTTTTACCAGTGGCGACAGGAGCTTTCTTAGGAGGTATACCTCAGATGATTATTATATCTTTGATTGCCTCCTATGGCATTGCAATTTTTATAACCCCACTAATGGCTTATTTATTCTTTAGAAAAAGTAAGAGCAATAGAAAAAAAGATGGCAAGATTAAAGGGATATTTGAAGGGTTATTGGTTTTAGGGATGAAGTATAAGGTTAGGACGCTTCTTGCTTCTTTTATTATTCTAGTTCTATCATTAACCTTAGTCAGTACCTTACCCCAGGAGCTTTTTCCAAAATCAGATAAGGATATGATTTATATTGATATACAAACAGAATACCTTAGTAATCTAGATAAGACGGATGATTTAGTAAAGGAAATTGAAGCAGTATTGCGGGAACAACCAGAAATCATCTCCTATACATCTTCTATAGGGGGAGGTATTCCAAGGTTTGATATTTCCATCATGCCTCAAGCCAATGCTCCTAATTCAGCACAGATTGTAATGCGGGTAAATTTATTAAATGGAGAAACATTTAAGACTAATGAAGAATTAGTACGGCATCTACAGGAAATATATGATGAAAGAATTGTAGGTGCAGATGTTATTGTAAAAGAACTGGAGGTGGAAGGGGGTTTAGGCGCGCCAATTCAAATTAGGGTTAAAGGAAATGAAATGGAAGACATTATTGAAGCAAAGGAAAAAATTAAAGAAGCCCTCATAAATATAGAGGGGAGTACCAATGTAAGGGATGATTTACCCTTATTAGATTACCAATTTAGTATGACAATAGATGGAAATAGAGCCCTATCCTATGGACTAACAAAACAGGAGATACAAAATGAAGTAAATATGGCCTTAATGGGAAGAAAAACCTCTGTATTTAGGGAAGAAGGTAAAGAATTTGATATTCTAGTAAAGGGGAATATATCGAGACTTGAAGAATTTGAAAATTTGAAGATTAAATCTACAGCTACAGGTCTGCAGGTGTTACTGAAGGATGTAGCCAATATAAATTTTGAACCTGTTATTGGACAGATTAACCGATATCAGGGAGAAAGGGCGATAGCAGTACAGGGAAATGTTGCTGAAGGATATAATGCAATTGAAGTACAAACAGTATTGGAGGAAAAGATTAAGGATATAGATTTTCCTAATGTTACCGTTGTTCCAGAGGGTGAAAAAGCCGATATGGAGGGGGATTTAGGAAATATGGGAATATCAGCAATATTTGCATTATTTTTGCTCTTTATCATTCTTATGATCCAGTTCAACTCTGTAATTCAACCGGGGATTATATTAGCTTCAATTCCTTTATCGCTTATAGGCTCGATGGTGGCCCTAGTAGTATTAAGACAGCCCCTATCTCTATTTAGTATATTGGGGATAGTGAGTTTAATGGGGGTTGTTATTAATAATGCCATCATCCTAATAGACTATATTAACACTCAAAGAAAGACGGGAATGCCTATAGAGGAGGCTTGTAGCAAAGCTGTTAGTGCAAGATTCAGACCAGTAATTTTAAGCACCACCACTACAGTCTTCGGATTATTTCCATTGGCCTTCTTTGGCAATGACTTATTTAGACCCATGGCAGTAGCCTTCATGGGGGGGCTAATGGTTGCTACCCTATTAACTTTAGTAATCATTCCAGTACTATACAGTTTAATAGAAGGAAAAATAGAAGCATTTAAAAGAAGAAGAGATAAGAAAAAATTAATTTAA
- a CDS encoding hemolysin family protein codes for MDSSSIWQLMVLLFLLGGSAFFSASETALMSLSKIRVRHMVEENAKGWKAIEKVIENPSKLLSTILVGNNVVNIGASALATALALELFGSKGVGIATVIMTILVLVFAEITPKSMAVQNSEKVSLKVVNTISLIMSILSPIVKLFTYITNGLIRFLGGDSAKFHPIITQEELRTIVTVSHEEGILEVEEKQMIYKVFEFGDSFVKDVMIQRRDIVALNLHSTYEELIDIMKEEQFSRYPVYREKIENIIGFLNVKDIFFLEETMDKFSLEKYVRDPFFTFEFKKIDEVFKEMKKTRTHMGIVLDEYGSTAGLITIEDLIEEIVGDIGDEYDQDEEEITVIKEDEYIVNGSTRLDRINDMIGVLLESENYDSLGGFIIGELGRFPLKNEMIEYNGITFIVENVDKTRINKVRVLT; via the coding sequence TTGGATTCCAGTAGTATATGGCAGTTGATGGTGTTGCTATTTTTATTAGGGGGCTCAGCCTTCTTTTCAGCTTCAGAAACTGCGTTGATGTCCTTAAGTAAAATCAGAGTTCGGCACATGGTGGAAGAAAATGCAAAGGGTTGGAAGGCTATTGAAAAGGTGATTGAAAATCCCAGTAAGCTTCTAAGTACTATTTTAGTTGGAAATAATGTAGTAAATATAGGTGCGTCTGCTTTGGCCACCGCCCTGGCTTTAGAATTGTTCGGGTCGAAAGGCGTAGGCATTGCAACCGTAATCATGACTATACTCGTTTTAGTCTTTGCAGAAATAACCCCTAAGTCAATGGCTGTTCAAAACTCTGAAAAAGTTTCACTAAAGGTTGTAAATACAATTAGTCTTATTATGAGTATTCTAAGTCCTATAGTGAAGCTATTCACCTATATTACCAATGGTTTAATTAGATTTTTAGGGGGAGATTCTGCAAAGTTTCATCCAATTATTACCCAAGAAGAATTAAGAACAATTGTTACTGTTAGTCATGAGGAGGGTATTTTAGAGGTTGAAGAAAAACAAATGATTTATAAGGTATTTGAGTTTGGTGATTCATTTGTAAAAGATGTCATGATTCAAAGAAGAGATATAGTAGCATTAAATTTACATTCGACCTATGAAGAATTGATTGACATTATGAAAGAAGAACAATTCTCTAGATATCCTGTTTATAGAGAGAAAATTGAAAACATAATTGGTTTTTTGAATGTAAAAGACATATTCTTCCTAGAGGAGACAATGGATAAATTTAGTTTAGAGAAATATGTTAGGGATCCTTTTTTTACATTTGAATTTAAGAAAATAGATGAAGTATTCAAGGAAATGAAAAAAACTAGAACACATATGGGAATTGTACTAGATGAGTATGGATCTACAGCGGGACTTATTACAATTGAAGATTTAATAGAAGAAATCGTAGGAGATATTGGAGATGAATACGATCAGGATGAGGAAGAAATTACCGTCATTAAAGAAGATGAATACATTGTTAATGGAAGTACTAGACTAGATAGAATCAATGATATGATTGGAGTCCTTCTGGAATCAGAAAATTATGATTCGCTAGGTGGGTTTATAATTGGAGAACTAGGAAGATTTCCTTTAAAGAATGAAATGATAGAATACAATGGGATTACGTTTATCGTGGAAAATGTGGATAAAACAAGAATTAATAAAGTGAGAGTCTTAACATAA